The genomic segment TCAAAAACAAGTCTAGCAAATCCTTACCCTTCGTAATAGGACCTTTCACGTTCCTAAAGTTATCAAAAGGGAACAAAAACTACAGAGATAGTCTAGAAAACCTAAAAAAAGCCTATAGCCAAATCTTTGATTCCCTCGTGGATACTGGGGCTAAACTTATACATGTTGACGAACCAGGCCTGGTATTTGAGCTAGAAGAAGATGAAAGGGAATTCGTTAGGAGCATCTATTCTTCATTGTCTAACTCAGATAAACTTATAGTATTCACCTACTACGACGATATTGAGAAAGAAACGCTCAGAGCTATTCTCTCAACACCTATAGCAGGGATAGGTATAGACTTCGTCCACAATGGTTACAAGAACCTAGAAAACGTTGAGGCAGTAAAGGAACTCTTCAGCAACAAAATACTGGTAGCAGAGGTTATAGACTGTAGAAATGTTTGGAAGGAAAACATATTGGAAGTTTCTGAGAAAGTAAAAAGCATAATTTCTAATATTAAGGCAAGGGAGATATGGATTTCTAACGCAGGACCTCTTTATCACCTTCCATACACAACTGAAGTTGAGGAAAAACTTCACCCTTCAATTAAAGAAAGACTAGCCTTTGCAAAGGAAAAAATTGAGGAGATAAAATACTTAAAATCCTACTTAAACGGTGATGAAACAGTGGTTGAGTGGAATAATTACAAACACGACAACTCTTGGTGGTTCAGTGAAAAAGTTAGAGAGAGAACTAAAGGGCTTAAGGAAGAGGATTTCACAAGAGAAAAACCCTATAATGAGAGAGTAAAACTGCAGTCTCAATGGCTAAATCTTCCTAAATTTCCAACAACTACAATTGGTAGCTTCCCTCAAACCGAAGAAATCAGACAAATCAGAATGAAGTTCAAGAAAGGAGAACTAAGTAAGGAAGACTACGAAAACTTCATAAAGCAAAAGATCCGTGATTTAATAACTCTTCAGGAAGAGATAGGGCTGGATGTACTTGTTCACGGAGAATTTGAGAGAAGCGATATGGTTGAATTTTTTGCAGAAAAACTTGAGGGAATAGCAACTACTGAACACGGTTGGATTTTATCTTACGGAACTAGAGTATATAGACCTCCGATAATATATGGTGATGTTTACAGAACTAAAAACTTGGTGATAGATGAAATAGTTTATGCACAAAGTCTGACCAAGAAACCAGTTAAAGCAATCCTAACAGGGCCTATAACTATCCTAGCTTGGAGTTACTCCCGAACAGATCTTTCGGATGAGGAAATAGCATACCAGATTTCTCTGGCAATCTTAGACGAAATAAAGGAACTTGAGAGGAATAACATAAGAATAATTCAAATAGACGAACCAGCGTTTAAAGAGAAGGCTCCAATAAAAAGAAGAGATTGGGATAGATACTTTAATTGGGCCATCAGAGCCTTCAGACTCTCTTCCAACGCCTCCCCAGAAGTGCAGATACACACTCATATGTGTTACTCTGAGTTCTCGGACATCAT from the Brevinematia bacterium genome contains:
- the metE gene encoding 5-methyltetrahydropteroyltriglutamate--homocysteine S-methyltransferase translates to MVKSYAYGFPRIGKNREFKRAVEEFWSGKISDTELSQNLDKIQKEIIDVYSSLDHHPVGEITGYDNILDTAIMLNVYPKPQSWKEYYNLVRGKDALEITKWFNTNYHYVVPVISETTNFVLSWNKPLEEFIKNKSSKSLPFVIGPFTFLKLSKGNKNYRDSLENLKKAYSQIFDSLVDTGAKLIHVDEPGLVFELEEDEREFVRSIYSSLSNSDKLIVFTYYDDIEKETLRAILSTPIAGIGIDFVHNGYKNLENVEAVKELFSNKILVAEVIDCRNVWKENILEVSEKVKSIISNIKAREIWISNAGPLYHLPYTTEVEEKLHPSIKERLAFAKEKIEEIKYLKSYLNGDETVVEWNNYKHDNSWWFSEKVRERTKGLKEEDFTREKPYNERVKLQSQWLNLPKFPTTTIGSFPQTEEIRQIRMKFKKGELSKEDYENFIKQKIRDLITLQEEIGLDVLVHGEFERSDMVEFFAEKLEGIATTEHGWILSYGTRVYRPPIIYGDVYRTKNLVIDEIVYAQSLTKKPVKAILTGPITILAWSYSRTDLSDEEIAYQISLAILDEIKELERNNIRIIQIDEPAFKEKAPIKRRDWDRYFNWAIRAFRLSSNASPEVQIHTHMCYSEFSDIIDKIYELDADVISIEASRSKGDVISAFERFKYDHQIGLGVYDVHSPEVPEVEKMKKVVERSLKFINPDNFWINPDCGLKTRKWEEVIPSLKNMVKLALSLRESLK